The following proteins are encoded in a genomic region of Gossypium hirsutum isolate 1008001.06 chromosome D05, Gossypium_hirsutum_v2.1, whole genome shotgun sequence:
- the LOC107906112 gene encoding inactive protein kinase SELMODRAFT_444075 isoform X1: MSVAHVPESNMQMTEEQKGKQEKTSLGMTEKVVVAVKASKEIPKTALVWALTHVVQPGDCITLLVVPSHGSGRKWGFPRFSGDCSSSSRKSQSGSSSEQKSGISDSCSQMILQLHDVYDPNKINVKIKIVSGSPCGAVAVEAKRAQAGWVVLDKQLKHEEKRCMEELQCNIVIMKGSQAKVLRLNLVRSPEKEAEASCQLNPDMQETSVKHSDNKNGSSDSSRGIEAVVTPTSSPELGTPFSATEAGTSSVSSSDPGTSPFCTSERNADLKKGESIVIKENQDLDESSSEAESENLSLSSVSLRYQPWITEYLTSQHQSSQRLEEPSTRAYVRAQGSTSKALLEKFSKLDREAGIGMSSFKSDIGFSGNVREAVALSRNSPLGPPPLCSICQHKAPIFGKPPRWFTYAELELATGGFSQANFLAEGGFGSVHRGVLPDGQAIAVKQHKLASCQGDHEFCSEVEVLSCAQHRNVVMLIGFCIEDRRRLLVYEYICNGSLDAHLYGHHQEPLEWSARQKIAVGAARGLRYLHEECRVGCIVHRDMRPNNILITHDFEPLVGDFGLARWQPDGDTGVETRVIGAFGYLAPEYAQSGQVTEKADIYSFGVVLVELVTGRKAVDLNRPKGQQCLTEWARPLLEEYAIDELVDPRLEDCYSEHEVYCMLHAASLCIRQDPHSRPRMSQVLRILEGDMLMDSNYSLPRYDIGNRSGRVCADQKYYSGSLENEALEEFNGKLYLDGLRSGTRRTSCADHL, encoded by the exons ATGTCGGTGGCACATGTCCCAGAATCCAACATG CAAATGACTGAAGAACAGAAGGGAAAGCAGGAGAAAACCAGCTTGGGTATGACAGAGAAAGTTGTAGTTGCTGTTAAGGCATCCAAAGAAATTCCTAAGACTGCTCTGGTGTGGGCATTGACTCATGTTGTTCAACCTGGAGACTGCATTACGTTGCTTGTTGTTCCTTCACATGGTTCAG GTAGAAAATGGGGTTTTCCAAGATTTTCTGGTGACTGCTCAAGCAGTAGCCGCAAATCTCAATCAGGATCAAGTTCAGAGCAGAAATCTGGTATCAGTGACTCCTGCTCGCAAATGATCCTCCAGCTCCATGATGTTTATGACCCTAACAAG ATTAATGTCAAGATAAAAATTGTTTCTGGATCACCATGTGGAGCAGTAGCTGTAGAGGCCAAGAGAGCCCAAGCTGGTTGGGTTGTACTGGACAA GCAGCTCAAACACGAGGAAAAACGGTGCATGGAGGAGTTGCAATGCAACATAGTGATTATGAAGGGTTCTCAGGCAAAAGTGCTACGTCTTAACTTGGTTAGGTCACCTGAGAAGGAAGCTGAAGCTTCTTGTCAATTAAATCCTGATATGCAAGAAACATCTGTGAAACATTCCGATAACAAAAATGGATCATCTGATTCTAGTAGGGGTATAGAGGCTGTTGTCACTCCAACCAGCAGTCCAGAGCTTGGGACGCCATTTTCTGCTACTGAAGCAGGAACTTCTTCAGTGTCTAGCTCGGATCCAGGCACTTCGCCTTTTTGCACCTCAGAGAGGAATGCTGACTTGAAGAAAGGGGAATCAATAGTCATCAAGGAAAACCAGGACCTTGATGAATCTAGTTCAGAAGCTGAGAGTGAAAATTTATCGTTATCTTCAGTGAGTTTAAGGTATCAACCATGGATAACAGAATATCTTACTTCTCAACATCAATCCTCACAACGCCTAGAAGAACCTTCAACTCGAGCTTATGTCAGGGCTCAAGGTTCTACATCAAAAGCCTTACTGGAGAAATTTTCAAAACTTGATAGAGAAGCTGGAATAGGAATGTCAAGCTTTAAGAGTGATATTGGATTTAGTGGAAATGTAAGAGAAGCAGTTGCGTTATCCAGAAATTCCCCTCTTGGCCCTCCTCCATTGTGTTCAATATGTCAGCATAAGGCACCTATATTTGGAAAACCACCAAGGTGGTTTACCTATGCTGAGTTGGAGCTTGCAACTGGTGGATTTTCACAAGCTAATTTCTTGGCTGAGGGTGGGTTTGGATCTGTTCATAGAGGGGTACTCCCAGATGGACAGGCGATTGCAGTCAAGCAACACAAATTGGCTAGTTGTCAAGGAGATCATGAATTTTGCTCAGAAGTGGAAGTCCTCAGCTGTGCTCAGCACAGGAATGTTGTTATGCTGATTGGGTTTTGCATCGAGGATAGAAGGCGGCTGTTGGTTTATGAGTACATATGCAATGGTTCTCTAGATGCTCATCTATATG GGCATCATCAGGAACCTTTAGAATGGTCTGCACGGCAAAAGATTGCTGTGGGAGCTGCTAGAGGTCTGAGATACCTTCATGAAGAATGCAGAGTTGGCTGCATTGTGCACCGTGACATGCGGCCGAACAACATTCTCATCACCCATGATTTTGAACCTTTG GTTGGTGATTTTGGCCTTGCAAGATGGCAGCCTGATGGTGATACTGGAGTGGAAACAAGAGTGATTGGAGCATTTGG GTATTTGGCACCAGAATATGCTCAAAGCGGCCAAGTCACCGAAAAAGCTGATATTTATTCCTTTGGAGTGGTGTTAGTTGAACTAGTTACAGGGCGGAAAGCGGTGGACCTTAATAGGCCTAAGGGCCAGCAATGTCTAACTGAATGG GCTCGTCCACTTTTGGAAGAATATGCTATAGATGAATTGGTGGACCCAAGATTGGAGGATTGCTATTCCGAGCATGAAGTCTATTGTATGCTCCATGCCGCATCATTATGCATAAGGCAGGATCCTCATTCTAGGCCTCGCATGTCACAG GTGCTACGCATATTGGAAGGTGACATGCTTATGGACTCGAATTACTCATTGCCAAGATACGACATTGGGAACCGCAGTGGCCGGGTTTGTGCAGACCAAAAATATTACAGTGGATCCCTGGAAAATGAGGCATTAGAAGAGTTCAATGGGAAGCTCTACCTTGACGGGCTAAGGTCAGGAACCAGGAGGACTTCGTGCGCAGATCATCTGTAA
- the LOC107906112 gene encoding inactive protein kinase SELMODRAFT_444075 isoform X2 encodes MTEEQKGKQEKTSLGMTEKVVVAVKASKEIPKTALVWALTHVVQPGDCITLLVVPSHGSGRKWGFPRFSGDCSSSSRKSQSGSSSEQKSGISDSCSQMILQLHDVYDPNKINVKIKIVSGSPCGAVAVEAKRAQAGWVVLDKQLKHEEKRCMEELQCNIVIMKGSQAKVLRLNLVRSPEKEAEASCQLNPDMQETSVKHSDNKNGSSDSSRGIEAVVTPTSSPELGTPFSATEAGTSSVSSSDPGTSPFCTSERNADLKKGESIVIKENQDLDESSSEAESENLSLSSVSLRYQPWITEYLTSQHQSSQRLEEPSTRAYVRAQGSTSKALLEKFSKLDREAGIGMSSFKSDIGFSGNVREAVALSRNSPLGPPPLCSICQHKAPIFGKPPRWFTYAELELATGGFSQANFLAEGGFGSVHRGVLPDGQAIAVKQHKLASCQGDHEFCSEVEVLSCAQHRNVVMLIGFCIEDRRRLLVYEYICNGSLDAHLYGHHQEPLEWSARQKIAVGAARGLRYLHEECRVGCIVHRDMRPNNILITHDFEPLVGDFGLARWQPDGDTGVETRVIGAFGYLAPEYAQSGQVTEKADIYSFGVVLVELVTGRKAVDLNRPKGQQCLTEWARPLLEEYAIDELVDPRLEDCYSEHEVYCMLHAASLCIRQDPHSRPRMSQVLRILEGDMLMDSNYSLPRYDIGNRSGRVCADQKYYSGSLENEALEEFNGKLYLDGLRSGTRRTSCADHL; translated from the exons ATGACTGAAGAACAGAAGGGAAAGCAGGAGAAAACCAGCTTGGGTATGACAGAGAAAGTTGTAGTTGCTGTTAAGGCATCCAAAGAAATTCCTAAGACTGCTCTGGTGTGGGCATTGACTCATGTTGTTCAACCTGGAGACTGCATTACGTTGCTTGTTGTTCCTTCACATGGTTCAG GTAGAAAATGGGGTTTTCCAAGATTTTCTGGTGACTGCTCAAGCAGTAGCCGCAAATCTCAATCAGGATCAAGTTCAGAGCAGAAATCTGGTATCAGTGACTCCTGCTCGCAAATGATCCTCCAGCTCCATGATGTTTATGACCCTAACAAG ATTAATGTCAAGATAAAAATTGTTTCTGGATCACCATGTGGAGCAGTAGCTGTAGAGGCCAAGAGAGCCCAAGCTGGTTGGGTTGTACTGGACAA GCAGCTCAAACACGAGGAAAAACGGTGCATGGAGGAGTTGCAATGCAACATAGTGATTATGAAGGGTTCTCAGGCAAAAGTGCTACGTCTTAACTTGGTTAGGTCACCTGAGAAGGAAGCTGAAGCTTCTTGTCAATTAAATCCTGATATGCAAGAAACATCTGTGAAACATTCCGATAACAAAAATGGATCATCTGATTCTAGTAGGGGTATAGAGGCTGTTGTCACTCCAACCAGCAGTCCAGAGCTTGGGACGCCATTTTCTGCTACTGAAGCAGGAACTTCTTCAGTGTCTAGCTCGGATCCAGGCACTTCGCCTTTTTGCACCTCAGAGAGGAATGCTGACTTGAAGAAAGGGGAATCAATAGTCATCAAGGAAAACCAGGACCTTGATGAATCTAGTTCAGAAGCTGAGAGTGAAAATTTATCGTTATCTTCAGTGAGTTTAAGGTATCAACCATGGATAACAGAATATCTTACTTCTCAACATCAATCCTCACAACGCCTAGAAGAACCTTCAACTCGAGCTTATGTCAGGGCTCAAGGTTCTACATCAAAAGCCTTACTGGAGAAATTTTCAAAACTTGATAGAGAAGCTGGAATAGGAATGTCAAGCTTTAAGAGTGATATTGGATTTAGTGGAAATGTAAGAGAAGCAGTTGCGTTATCCAGAAATTCCCCTCTTGGCCCTCCTCCATTGTGTTCAATATGTCAGCATAAGGCACCTATATTTGGAAAACCACCAAGGTGGTTTACCTATGCTGAGTTGGAGCTTGCAACTGGTGGATTTTCACAAGCTAATTTCTTGGCTGAGGGTGGGTTTGGATCTGTTCATAGAGGGGTACTCCCAGATGGACAGGCGATTGCAGTCAAGCAACACAAATTGGCTAGTTGTCAAGGAGATCATGAATTTTGCTCAGAAGTGGAAGTCCTCAGCTGTGCTCAGCACAGGAATGTTGTTATGCTGATTGGGTTTTGCATCGAGGATAGAAGGCGGCTGTTGGTTTATGAGTACATATGCAATGGTTCTCTAGATGCTCATCTATATG GGCATCATCAGGAACCTTTAGAATGGTCTGCACGGCAAAAGATTGCTGTGGGAGCTGCTAGAGGTCTGAGATACCTTCATGAAGAATGCAGAGTTGGCTGCATTGTGCACCGTGACATGCGGCCGAACAACATTCTCATCACCCATGATTTTGAACCTTTG GTTGGTGATTTTGGCCTTGCAAGATGGCAGCCTGATGGTGATACTGGAGTGGAAACAAGAGTGATTGGAGCATTTGG GTATTTGGCACCAGAATATGCTCAAAGCGGCCAAGTCACCGAAAAAGCTGATATTTATTCCTTTGGAGTGGTGTTAGTTGAACTAGTTACAGGGCGGAAAGCGGTGGACCTTAATAGGCCTAAGGGCCAGCAATGTCTAACTGAATGG GCTCGTCCACTTTTGGAAGAATATGCTATAGATGAATTGGTGGACCCAAGATTGGAGGATTGCTATTCCGAGCATGAAGTCTATTGTATGCTCCATGCCGCATCATTATGCATAAGGCAGGATCCTCATTCTAGGCCTCGCATGTCACAG GTGCTACGCATATTGGAAGGTGACATGCTTATGGACTCGAATTACTCATTGCCAAGATACGACATTGGGAACCGCAGTGGCCGGGTTTGTGCAGACCAAAAATATTACAGTGGATCCCTGGAAAATGAGGCATTAGAAGAGTTCAATGGGAAGCTCTACCTTGACGGGCTAAGGTCAGGAACCAGGAGGACTTCGTGCGCAGATCATCTGTAA
- the LOC107906110 gene encoding 3-epi-6-deoxocathasterone 23-monooxygenase CYP90D1 produces the protein MMEMMSSLTWIIVFVTAISLSILFLYTKSKSKFSSLSSKNLCHLPLGTLGWPFLGETIDFISCAYSDRPESFMDCRRRLYGKVFKSHIFGTPTIVSTDAEVSRFVLQSDAKAFVPFYPKSLTELMGKSSILLINGSLQRKIHGLVGSFFKSPHLKGQITRDMQNYVQQAMDKWRDDAPIFIQDETKTIAFQVLVKALISLNPGEEMEILKKQFQEFISGLMSLPVKLPGTQLYRSLQAKKRMVKIVHKIIQSKRDSSMSSMVPKDVVDVLLKDASELLTDDLIADNMIDMMIPGEDSVPVLMTLAIKYLSDCPAALHQLTEENLKLKRLKAQNGEPLIWSDYLLLPFTQNVITEALRMGNIIIGVMRKAMKDIEIKGYLIPKGWCFFAYFRSVHLDENHYDWPYQFNPWRWQEKDILSSYNFTPFGGGQRLCPGLDLARLETSIFLHQFVTNFRWVAEEDTIVNFPTVRMKKRMPVWVKRREE, from the exons ATGATGGAGATGATGAGCTCATTAACGTGGATTATTGTGTTTGTGACAGCCATTTCGCTTTCCATCCTATTTCTCTATACCAAAAGCAAATCAAAGTTTAGCAGTTTAAGTTCCAAAAACTTATGCCACCTTCCTCTAGGAACCTTGGGATGGCCTTTTCTCGGCGAAACCATCGACTTCATTTCTTGTGCTTACTCTGACCGCCCCGAGAGCTTCATGGACTGTCGTCGCCGCTT GTATGGCAAAGTGTTCAAGTCACACATATTTGGGACCCCAACTATTGTTTCAACAGATGCAGAAGTGAGTCGATTCGTTCTGCAAAGTGATGCAAAGGCTTTCGTACCGTTTTATCCGAAATCCTTAACTGAGTTGATGGGAAAATCCTCCATTCTTCTAATCAATGGAAGCTTGCAAAGGAAAATCCATGGTCTTGTAGGATCTTTCTTCAAGTCTCCACACCTTAAAGGTCAGATCACTCGGGACATGCAAAATTATGTGCAACAAGCAATGGATAAATGGAGAGATGATGCGCCCATTTTCATACAAGATGAAACCAAAACT ATTGCTTTTCAAGTGCTGGTGAAAGCATTGATTAGCTTGAACCCAGGTGAAGAAATGGAAATCCTCAAGAAACAGTTCCAAGAATTTATCTCAGGCCTTATGTCTTTACCTGTAAAACTACCCGGAACTCAACTTTATCGATCATTGCAG GCAAAGAAGAGAATGGTTAAGATTGTACACAAAATCATCCAATCTAAAAGGGATTCAAGCATGAGTTCAATGGTTCCAAAAGATGTGGTTGATGTTTTGCTCAAGGACGCTAGTGAACTATTAACCGACGATCTAATAGCAGATAACATGATTGATATGATGATCCCTGGTGAAGATTCAGTGCCTGTTTTAATGACTCTCGCCATCAAATACCTTTCCGATTGTCCCGCTGCGTTACATCAATTGACg GAGGAGAACTTGAAGTTGAAAAGGTTGAAAGCTCAAAATGGAGAGCCATTGATTTGGAGTGATTACTTATTATTACCTTTTACACAAAAT GTAATTACAGAGGCACTAAGGATGGGAAACATAATAATAGGGGTGATGAGAAAGGCCATGAAAGACAttgagattaaagggtatctaatACCAAAAGGATGGTGCTTTTTTGCATATTTTAGATCAGTCCATCTTGATGAAAATCATTATGATTGGCCTTATCAGTTTAATCCATGGAGATGGCAA GAAAAAGACATACTTAGCAGCTATAACTTCACTCCATTTGGTGGTGGACAAAGGTTGTGCCCTGGACTTGACTTAGCCAGGCTTGAAACTTCCATTTTCCTACACCAGTTTGTCACCAATTTCAG ATGGGTGGCGGAAGAGGACACGATTGTCAACTTTCCAACAGTGAGAATGAAGAAGAGAATGCCGGTTTGGGTGAAAAGAAGGGAAGAGTGA